AGTGAAGCCAGGAAATGTCTACAAGTTTCCAGATGGAAGCGAAGGCACAATTGTTTCTGATTCAAAAAATGACGGAACTGAATTTAGATTTATAGAATTTCCATTCAGACTTACAGAAGGATGGTTTGAAAAAAACGGACACATTCCGCTTCCGCCTTATATCCGGCGTGAAGATGACGACACAGACAGCGAGCGTTATCAGACTATTTACGCAAAAGAAACTGGAAGCGCGGCTTGTCCTACGGCAGGGCTTCATTTTACAGAACCTGTTTTAGAAAAGCTAAAGGAAAAAAATGTTGACCTTGAATGGATAACGCTTCATGTGGGACTTGGAACTTTTCTTCCTGTGCGCGCGGATAATATTGAAGAGCATAAAATGCACGAGGAATTTTATACAGTTCCTTACGATGTTGCAGAAAAAATCAATTCAGCAAAAAAAGAGGGGCGGCCGGTTCTTGCTGTTGGAACTACGAGCGTAAGAACTTTGGAAAGCGCTTCGGATGAAAATGGAATTGTTCACGGCGGAACAAGAAGCACAAGTATTTTTATGTATCCGGGATATAAATTTAAAGTTGTGGATCAAATGTTTACAAATTTTCATACGCCGGAAAGCACGCTCATTATGCTTGTGAGCGCATTTGCCAGACGTGAAAATATTTTGAATGCATACAAAATTGCAGTTGAAAATAAATACCGTTTTTTCAGTTACGGAGACGCAATGCTTATAAAATAACGCGTTAAAAATAACGCGCAAATTTTAAATGCGGAATTTTATTTTTACATAAGTTGTTCAAAAGCGTTACGGAGCAGATTTAGAAACTGGGCTTTTAAAATCAGTTCTGAATCTGTTATTTTATTTTGTTCAACAAAAATTTTTTTTGCGCTGTCAATCAAGTC
The sequence above is drawn from the uncultured Treponema sp. genome and encodes:
- the queA gene encoding tRNA preQ1(34) S-adenosylmethionine ribosyltransferase-isomerase QueA, which encodes MKTSDFNFDLPEELIAQKPSGIRGNDKLMFLDKSTGKVFHYAMKDLVDLVEPGTLMVFNNSKVRRSRCYGIKTDTGREQEFMFLNQTSPEGNIWNTMVKGAKKVKPGNVYKFPDGSEGTIVSDSKNDGTEFRFIEFPFRLTEGWFEKNGHIPLPPYIRREDDDTDSERYQTIYAKETGSAACPTAGLHFTEPVLEKLKEKNVDLEWITLHVGLGTFLPVRADNIEEHKMHEEFYTVPYDVAEKINSAKKEGRPVLAVGTTSVRTLESASDENGIVHGGTRSTSIFMYPGYKFKVVDQMFTNFHTPESTLIMLVSAFARRENILNAYKIAVENKYRFFSYGDAMLIK